Proteins from a single region of Starkeya sp. ORNL1:
- a CDS encoding aldo/keto reductase, whose protein sequence is MKYRTLGRSGLKVSALSMGTFSFGGVGDFAKVANHGVKEARRLVDVCLDGGINVFDTANMYSLGRSEEIVGEVLEGRRDRVLISSKARMRIDDGPNDEGTSRYHLIRECERSLKRLRTDHIDIYFMHEWDGVTPVEEMLGALDTLIQQGKIRYIGCSNYSGWHLMKALGVAEAMRLPRFVAQQIHYTLEAREAEYELLPIAIDQGVGVMVWSPLAAGLLSGAFGRDRAPASSRQAAGWTEPPIRDAERLWNIVDVLDSIAAARGVTAAQVALAWTLTRPGVASLVVGGTEEQHFLDNIAAVDLELEAAELERLNQASRVPYIYPYWHQHNFARDRFSPGDWALHASYEDLGKV, encoded by the coding sequence ATGAAGTACAGGACGCTCGGCCGTTCCGGCCTCAAGGTATCGGCGCTCAGCATGGGCACCTTCTCGTTCGGCGGGGTCGGCGATTTCGCCAAGGTTGCAAATCACGGCGTCAAGGAGGCGCGCCGCCTCGTCGACGTGTGTCTCGACGGCGGGATCAACGTGTTCGACACCGCGAACATGTATTCGCTGGGCCGGTCCGAGGAGATCGTCGGCGAGGTGCTGGAGGGGCGCCGCGACCGTGTGCTGATCTCCTCCAAGGCGCGCATGCGCATCGACGACGGGCCGAACGACGAAGGTACCTCGCGCTACCACCTCATCCGTGAATGCGAGCGCAGCCTCAAGCGCCTGCGCACCGACCACATCGACATCTACTTCATGCATGAATGGGACGGCGTCACGCCGGTCGAGGAAATGCTCGGCGCGCTCGATACGCTGATCCAGCAGGGCAAGATCCGCTATATCGGCTGCTCCAACTATTCCGGCTGGCACCTGATGAAAGCGCTCGGTGTCGCCGAGGCAATGAGGCTGCCGCGTTTCGTCGCGCAGCAGATCCACTACACGCTTGAAGCGCGCGAGGCGGAATACGAACTGCTCCCCATCGCGATCGACCAGGGCGTCGGCGTGATGGTGTGGAGCCCGCTCGCGGCCGGCCTGCTCTCCGGCGCGTTCGGGCGCGACCGGGCGCCGGCTTCATCCCGTCAGGCCGCTGGCTGGACCGAGCCGCCGATCCGCGATGCCGAGCGGTTGTGGAACATCGTCGACGTGCTCGATTCCATCGCCGCGGCCCGCGGCGTCACCGCCGCTCAGGTCGCACTGGCGTGGACGCTGACGCGGCCGGGCGTCGCGTCGCTGGTGGTCGGCGGCACCGAGGAGCAACACTTCCTCGACAACATCGCCGCCGTCGACCTTGAACTGGAAGCAGCCGAGTTGGAGCGCCTCAACCAGGCCAGCCGGGTGCCGTACATCTATCCCTATTGGCACCAGCACAATTTCGCCCGCGACCGGTTCAGCCCGGGCGACTGGGCATTGCATGCGAGCTACGAGGATCTCGGCAAGGTCTAG
- a CDS encoding aldehyde dehydrogenase family protein: MSKLLIGGRWVDGVSTDRLADKYRGEIFGEMAVASLEQVDEAVAGAYAAVSASKLTPYDRYLILSKAAVLLEERVEPLIALMRDEAGFTRADGDNEVRRCIQTLQLSAEEAKRLNGELVPMESGAGVRDRMGFTIRVPRGVVCAITPFNSPLNVVAHKVAPALAGGNAVVLKPSDHTPLSAVELCRVLIDAGLPAELLALVHGPGATIGRRLLADQRIAFYAFTGSTRVGREIQAAAGLRGVQLELGSIASTIVCHDADIDRAIPRILNAGFRKAGQVCTSVQRLFVDRRIAGTFVPRLLEAVRATKVGDPADPSVVIGPMITREHAERAASWVKEAVEGGARILTGGTHEGVVFTPTVLDRVNDTMRVVCEEIFAPVVCVIEFDDLGEAVARANASPFGLSAGLFTSDLSTAMRTARALRFGGVHINEASSARVDAMPFGGVKDSGFGREGPAYAIREMTEERLITIAY, from the coding sequence ATGTCGAAGCTTCTGATTGGTGGCCGCTGGGTCGACGGTGTCTCGACCGACCGCCTCGCCGACAAGTATCGCGGCGAGATCTTCGGCGAGATGGCCGTCGCCTCGCTCGAGCAGGTCGATGAGGCCGTGGCCGGCGCCTATGCCGCCGTCTCGGCATCGAAGCTGACGCCGTACGACCGCTACCTCATCCTCTCCAAAGCCGCGGTTCTGCTTGAGGAACGCGTCGAGCCCTTGATCGCGCTGATGCGCGATGAGGCCGGTTTCACCCGCGCCGACGGCGACAATGAAGTGCGCCGCTGCATCCAGACGCTGCAGCTCTCCGCCGAGGAAGCCAAGCGGCTGAATGGCGAACTTGTGCCCATGGAATCCGGCGCGGGCGTGCGCGATCGCATGGGCTTCACCATCCGCGTGCCGCGCGGCGTGGTCTGCGCCATCACGCCGTTCAATTCCCCGCTGAACGTGGTGGCGCACAAGGTCGCCCCCGCGCTCGCCGGAGGCAATGCCGTGGTCCTCAAGCCTTCGGATCACACGCCGCTTTCCGCGGTCGAATTGTGCCGCGTGCTGATCGATGCCGGCCTGCCGGCGGAACTCCTCGCTTTGGTGCATGGCCCGGGCGCCACTATCGGGCGCCGTCTGCTCGCCGATCAGCGCATCGCCTTCTATGCCTTCACCGGCAGCACGCGGGTCGGGCGCGAGATCCAGGCGGCGGCGGGCCTGCGCGGCGTGCAGCTGGAGCTCGGCAGCATCGCCAGCACTATTGTCTGCCACGATGCCGATATCGATCGGGCGATCCCGCGCATCCTCAATGCCGGCTTCCGCAAGGCCGGTCAGGTCTGCACCTCGGTGCAGCGCCTGTTCGTCGACCGCCGCATCGCCGGAACCTTCGTTCCCAGGCTGCTGGAGGCGGTACGCGCCACCAAGGTTGGCGATCCCGCCGATCCGTCCGTCGTCATCGGTCCGATGATCACGCGCGAGCATGCCGAGCGGGCGGCATCCTGGGTGAAGGAGGCGGTCGAGGGCGGCGCGCGCATCCTGACCGGCGGCACGCATGAGGGAGTGGTCTTCACCCCTACGGTGCTCGACCGGGTCAATGACACGATGCGCGTCGTCTGCGAGGAGATCTTCGCGCCCGTGGTCTGCGTCATCGAGTTCGACGATCTGGGCGAGGCCGTCGCGCGTGCCAATGCCAGCCCGTTCGGCCTCTCCGCCGGGCTTTTCACCTCGGATCTCAGCACCGCCATGCGCACCGCCCGCGCGCTGCGCTTCGGCGGCGTCCACATCAATGAGGCGTCGAGCGCCCGCGTCGATGCCATGCCGTTCGGCGGCGTGAAGGACAGCGGCTTCGGGCGCGAAGGGCCGGCCTACGCCATTCGCGAGATGACCGAGGAACGGCTCATCACCATCGCCTACTGA
- a CDS encoding hydantoinase/oxoprolinase family protein, with protein MNKPVAFDNTLRVAVDIGGTFTDGVATLSPRGRIWVAKSPTTPADPGEAVTTVIKDLLRQVELSDKDTAPALAEVVHGTTLITNTLIERKGAKTALVTSSGMRDALDIGREWRYDIYDLDIELPKPLIEAEHRVEVDERLDARGEVLTPLTEADLDRMVGELSKLDVESVAVSLLHSYINTDHEKQIEARLKAALPGLSVSLSSDLAREIKEFERTSTVAANAYVKPLVATYLKELGSRIEAIRPSIPLRVMVSSGGFSSAESGAESPILLLESGPAAGVMSALNTARQNGVDQVLAFDMGGTTAKACVAVGGEAPIAHSFECARVERFKRGSGLPILIPSIELIEIGAGGGSIAHCNRLGLLNIGPESSGSVPGPACYGRGGTDPTVTDADLLLGYLSPDNFLGGEMKLDVAGAEQAMSRLAGELKVGPTEAAWGICNVVNENMASAARIHIAENGLDPRDFTMVATGGAGPVHAVEVARKLRIPRVLIPIAAGAGSCLGMLAAPARIDRAWSNPQLLVDVDWAKVAANLAALRRQSEVELAAAGAEQVEWVIGAEMRYYGQGAEISVSIPYEEVSASTAKVLLAAFEAEYERLYGRLVPNAAPQVITWRLVGRAPSVGHHFEWGDDRVKARSAATGARAIYLPLKAGYGMVEVYNRYSVQPGQTLKGPLILEERESTIVVAVEADVTIRPDLTVAVTIKEFD; from the coding sequence ATGAACAAGCCTGTCGCATTCGACAATACTTTGCGCGTAGCCGTCGATATTGGTGGAACCTTCACCGACGGCGTCGCGACCTTGTCACCCCGGGGGCGGATCTGGGTGGCGAAGTCACCGACCACGCCGGCCGATCCCGGCGAGGCGGTGACGACGGTCATCAAGGACCTGCTGCGCCAGGTCGAATTGTCCGACAAGGACACAGCGCCGGCTTTGGCGGAAGTGGTGCACGGCACGACGCTCATCACCAATACTTTGATCGAGCGCAAGGGCGCGAAGACCGCGCTGGTCACCAGCAGCGGCATGCGCGATGCGCTCGATATCGGCCGCGAGTGGCGCTACGACATTTATGATCTCGATATCGAGCTGCCGAAGCCGCTGATCGAGGCGGAACACCGCGTCGAGGTCGATGAGCGTCTGGACGCGCGCGGCGAAGTGCTGACGCCGCTCACTGAAGCCGATCTCGACCGTATGGTCGGGGAACTGTCGAAGCTCGATGTCGAATCCGTCGCCGTCTCGCTGCTGCACTCCTACATCAACACCGATCACGAGAAGCAGATCGAAGCCAGGCTGAAGGCGGCACTGCCGGGTCTCTCAGTGTCGCTCTCCTCGGATCTCGCCCGCGAGATCAAGGAGTTCGAGCGCACCTCGACGGTGGCCGCCAATGCCTATGTCAAGCCGCTGGTCGCGACCTATCTGAAAGAGCTTGGCTCACGCATCGAGGCGATCCGCCCAAGCATTCCGCTGCGGGTAATGGTGTCGAGTGGCGGCTTCAGCTCGGCGGAATCGGGCGCGGAATCCCCCATCCTGCTGCTGGAGTCGGGGCCTGCCGCCGGCGTCATGTCCGCTCTCAACACCGCCCGGCAGAACGGCGTCGACCAGGTGCTCGCCTTCGACATGGGTGGCACCACGGCCAAGGCCTGCGTCGCCGTGGGCGGCGAGGCGCCGATCGCGCACAGCTTCGAATGCGCCCGTGTCGAGCGCTTCAAGCGCGGCTCCGGCCTGCCGATCCTGATCCCGAGCATCGAGCTGATCGAGATCGGCGCCGGTGGCGGCTCGATCGCGCATTGCAACCGGCTGGGCCTGCTCAATATCGGCCCGGAATCCTCCGGTTCGGTGCCGGGGCCTGCCTGCTATGGCCGCGGCGGCACCGATCCCACGGTGACCGACGCCGACCTGCTGCTCGGCTATCTCAGCCCCGACAATTTCCTCGGCGGCGAGATGAAGCTCGATGTCGCCGGCGCCGAACAGGCGATGTCGCGCCTCGCCGGCGAGCTCAAGGTCGGGCCGACCGAGGCGGCCTGGGGCATCTGCAACGTCGTCAATGAGAACATGGCGAGCGCGGCCAGGATCCACATCGCCGAGAACGGGCTCGATCCGCGCGACTTCACCATGGTGGCGACCGGCGGCGCCGGCCCGGTCCATGCCGTCGAAGTGGCGCGCAAGCTGCGCATCCCGCGCGTGCTGATCCCCATCGCCGCCGGTGCGGGTTCCTGCCTCGGCATGCTGGCGGCGCCGGCCCGCATCGATCGGGCCTGGTCTAACCCGCAGCTCCTGGTCGATGTCGATTGGGCCAAGGTGGCGGCAAATCTGGCCGCGCTGCGCCGGCAGAGCGAGGTCGAGTTGGCCGCGGCGGGCGCCGAACAGGTCGAGTGGGTGATCGGCGCGGAGATGCGCTATTACGGCCAGGGCGCCGAGATCAGCGTGTCCATTCCCTATGAGGAGGTCTCGGCGTCGACGGCGAAGGTGTTGCTGGCCGCCTTCGAGGCCGAGTATGAGCGGCTCTATGGCCGCCTGGTGCCCAATGCGGCGCCGCAGGTCATCACCTGGCGCCTCGTCGGCCGGGCGCCGAGCGTAGGCCACCATTTCGAATGGGGCGATGATCGCGTCAAGGCACGGTCAGCGGCGACCGGCGCGCGTGCGATCTATCTGCCGCTCAAGGCCGGCTACGGAATGGTCGAGGTCTATAATCGCTACTCCGTCCAGCCGGGGCAGACGCTCAAGGGACCGCTTATCCTCGAGGAGCGGGAATCCACCATCGTCGTCGCCGTCGAGGCGGACGTCACCATCCGGCCCGATCTCACCGTCGCCGTGACGATCAAGGAATTCGACTGA
- a CDS encoding thiamine pyrophosphate-dependent enzyme — protein MSNIEPNVDRHSAKLMNRTVLTRRFVAKLKSEEAVVAGIGNTNFDLWASGQRPQNFYMLGSMGLATPIALGVALAQPQRKVFALDGDGSILMQLGTFGTVASTAQKNLAIIIWDNGAYQITGGQNTLTSTTTDIVAVARGAGLAQSAWAADEEHFDALVDRALAGDGPWLIVAKIDGEKPAGTTERDPVKIRLNFMSGLSNKI, from the coding sequence ATGTCGAACATCGAACCCAACGTCGATCGTCACTCCGCCAAGCTGATGAACCGCACGGTCCTGACTCGTCGGTTCGTCGCCAAGCTCAAGTCGGAGGAGGCGGTCGTCGCCGGCATCGGCAACACCAATTTCGACCTCTGGGCGAGCGGTCAGCGGCCGCAGAATTTCTACATGCTCGGCAGCATGGGCCTTGCGACCCCGATCGCGCTCGGCGTCGCGCTGGCGCAGCCGCAGCGCAAGGTGTTCGCGCTGGATGGCGACGGCTCCATCCTGATGCAGCTCGGCACCTTCGGCACGGTCGCGAGCACCGCGCAGAAGAACCTCGCCATCATCATCTGGGACAATGGCGCCTACCAGATCACCGGCGGGCAGAACACCCTCACCTCGACGACGACCGACATTGTCGCGGTCGCCCGCGGCGCCGGCCTGGCGCAGAGCGCATGGGCGGCGGACGAGGAGCATTTCGATGCGCTGGTGGACCGGGCGCTGGCCGGCGACGGCCCCTGGCTGATCGTCGCCAAGATCGACGGCGAGAAGCCGGCCGGCACTACCGAGCGCGACCCGGTCAAGATCCGCCTCAACTTCATGAGTGGGCTGAGCAACAAGATCTGA
- a CDS encoding PaaI family thioesterase yields the protein MSIEKLDKTVADVQAIVDRSAYLTWLGLKILELGDDTIELKATWRPEWVANPVIGQTQGGIHAALIDFAANLALMNSMGRPVLTIDLRVDYHRLATKGDLIAKGRVIKLGKQVSTCEAEIFDEAGRLLASGRGSFLTAPAKDAG from the coding sequence ATGAGCATCGAGAAACTCGACAAGACGGTTGCCGACGTCCAGGCCATCGTCGATCGCAGCGCCTATCTCACCTGGCTCGGCCTGAAGATACTGGAGCTCGGCGACGACACCATCGAACTGAAGGCGACCTGGCGCCCGGAATGGGTCGCCAATCCCGTCATCGGCCAGACCCAGGGGGGCATCCATGCCGCCCTGATCGATTTCGCCGCGAACCTTGCTCTGATGAACAGCATGGGGCGGCCGGTGCTGACCATCGATCTTCGCGTCGATTATCACCGCCTGGCGACCAAGGGCGATCTCATCGCCAAAGGGCGGGTCATCAAGCTCGGCAAGCAGGTCTCGACCTGCGAGGCGGAGATCTTCGACGAGGCCGGCCGGCTGCTCGCCAGCGGCCGGGGCAGCTTCCTGACCGCTCCGGCCAAGGACGCCGGATAG
- a CDS encoding class I adenylate-forming enzyme family protein — protein sequence MSDAIRNLGSLGGNCRDKGHLAIIDLWDPQNPREIDYPTYHASCDAVARGLVKRGFKPGDRIGVFCSNRAEFLEVFYGAMRAGVVPVMMGILLPRDTIAWIIEDSGIKLVFCEANLKGNLPADAPAVLVDVEDGLAAFKDPGPFEPFVPAYDSVAFQPYTSGSTGRPKGVLLSHRAHSWVAQTIAQDRDFSPADRMIVAAPLYHKHAMNSIKCVLFGGATVVLMRKFDARVYIEAINRYHTTVVSGVPTIFAMMLQQRDLLNGHDYSFVRLATMGGAPASDELIDQVAELFPNARINLIFGITETSAALFGRHPEGALRPRHSIGWPIAGNAFRLVGGDDENFGTLHVRGPGMMNGYHNNPEQMAKRFDAEGWFNTGDILRRDEIGWYYFVGRSDDMFTSSGHNIYPAEVELMLERHDDIEQAIVVPAPDEIKHCVPYAFLVKRVGSNLSEEEVKQHALQNAPPYQYPRKVIFLDALPMTGVGKIDRRSLEAEARRLREAAKAERQGA from the coding sequence ATGAGCGACGCCATCCGAAACCTCGGCAGCCTTGGCGGCAATTGCCGCGACAAGGGCCACCTCGCCATCATCGACCTGTGGGATCCGCAGAACCCCCGCGAGATCGATTATCCGACCTACCACGCTTCCTGCGACGCCGTCGCCCGCGGGCTGGTGAAGCGCGGTTTCAAGCCGGGCGACCGGATCGGCGTGTTCTGCTCCAACCGTGCCGAGTTCCTCGAAGTGTTCTACGGCGCGATGCGCGCCGGCGTCGTCCCGGTGATGATGGGCATCCTGCTGCCCAGGGACACCATTGCCTGGATCATCGAGGATTCCGGCATCAAGCTGGTATTCTGCGAAGCCAATCTGAAGGGCAATCTGCCGGCCGACGCACCTGCCGTGCTCGTCGATGTCGAGGACGGGCTCGCCGCCTTCAAGGATCCCGGCCCCTTCGAGCCCTTCGTGCCGGCTTACGATTCCGTCGCCTTCCAGCCCTACACGTCGGGCTCGACCGGGCGTCCGAAGGGCGTGCTGCTGTCGCACCGCGCGCACAGCTGGGTGGCCCAGACCATCGCGCAGGACCGCGACTTCTCGCCGGCCGACCGCATGATCGTCGCCGCCCCGCTCTATCACAAGCACGCCATGAACTCGATCAAGTGCGTGCTGTTCGGCGGCGCCACCGTCGTGCTGATGCGCAAGTTCGACGCGCGCGTCTATATCGAGGCGATCAACCGCTACCACACCACGGTGGTATCGGGCGTTCCCACCATCTTCGCGATGATGCTGCAGCAGCGCGACCTGCTGAACGGGCACGACTATTCCTTCGTCCGCCTCGCCACCATGGGTGGCGCCCCGGCCTCCGACGAGCTGATCGACCAGGTGGCCGAGCTGTTCCCCAATGCCAGGATCAATCTGATCTTCGGCATCACCGAGACCAGCGCGGCGCTATTCGGCCGTCATCCGGAAGGCGCGTTGCGCCCACGCCATTCGATCGGCTGGCCGATTGCCGGCAACGCGTTCCGCCTCGTCGGCGGCGATGACGAGAATTTCGGCACGCTGCACGTGCGCGGCCCCGGCATGATGAACGGGTATCACAACAATCCCGAGCAGATGGCCAAGCGCTTCGACGCGGAAGGCTGGTTCAATACCGGCGACATCCTGCGGCGCGACGAGATCGGCTGGTACTATTTCGTCGGCCGCTCCGACGACATGTTCACTTCGAGCGGCCACAACATCTATCCGGCCGAGGTCGAACTCATGCTGGAGCGTCACGACGACATCGAGCAGGCCATCGTGGTGCCGGCGCCGGACGAGATCAAGCACTGCGTGCCCTATGCCTTCCTGGTGAAACGGGTGGGATCGAACCTGTCGGAAGAGGAGGTCAAGCAGCACGCGCTGCAGAACGCGCCTCCCTATCAGTATCCGCGCAAGGTGATCTTCCTCGATGCGCTGCCGATGACCGGCGTCGGCAAAATCGACCGCCGCTCACTGGAGGCCGAGGCACGCCGGCTGCGCGAGGCGGCAAAGGCGGAAAGGCAGGGCGCATGA
- a CDS encoding RidA family protein gives MFIVDDITRIDQNHRRSRALTHNGIAYTAGQIPDDMSLDIAGQAGQVLAKIDDLLREAGTDRSRILTAQVWLRTMEDFAAFNAVWDAWVVPGRTPARCCGKVEMNNPACRVEILVTAAL, from the coding sequence ATGTTCATCGTGGACGACATCACGCGCATCGACCAGAACCACCGCCGCAGCCGGGCGCTGACCCATAATGGCATCGCCTATACGGCGGGGCAGATCCCCGACGACATGAGCCTCGATATTGCCGGGCAGGCAGGGCAGGTTCTGGCGAAGATCGACGACCTGCTGAGGGAGGCCGGCACCGACCGCAGCCGCATCCTCACCGCGCAGGTGTGGCTGCGCACCATGGAGGATTTCGCCGCCTTCAACGCGGTGTGGGACGCGTGGGTGGTGCCCGGCCGCACGCCCGCTCGCTGCTGCGGCAAGGTAGAGATGAACAATCCCGCCTGCCGGGTCGAGATCCTGGTGACCGCTGCACTGTAA
- a CDS encoding thiamine pyrophosphate-binding protein, whose product MSGEATTETWEDIVVRVLKENQVSLITYVPDNVLARLIRLLQADAYFTLVSPAREEEAVAIATGAYMGGKRGIVLMQTSGFATIVNALASLACPFQIPLLMMISERGTLGEFQQGQAIVCRTMRPVLQSLGIEHFAIQEMDQVEFVVSGMVKQAFATQAPAAMILSPLLTKRAA is encoded by the coding sequence ATGTCTGGCGAAGCGACCACGGAAACCTGGGAAGACATCGTCGTTCGAGTACTGAAGGAAAACCAGGTCAGTCTCATCACCTATGTCCCCGACAATGTGCTTGCGCGGCTGATCCGCCTGCTCCAGGCGGATGCCTATTTCACGCTGGTCTCGCCGGCCCGCGAGGAAGAAGCGGTGGCGATCGCCACCGGTGCCTATATGGGCGGCAAGCGCGGCATCGTGCTGATGCAGACCAGCGGCTTCGCCACCATCGTCAACGCGCTGGCCTCGCTGGCCTGTCCGTTCCAGATCCCGCTGCTGATGATGATCTCGGAGCGCGGCACGCTCGGCGAATTCCAGCAGGGCCAGGCCATCGTCTGCCGCACCATGCGCCCGGTGCTGCAGAGCCTCGGCATCGAGCATTTCGCCATCCAGGAAATGGACCAGGTCGAGTTCGTCGTCAGCGGCATGGTCAAGCAGGCCTTCGCCACCCAGGCGCCGGCCGCGATGATCCTGTCTCCGCTCCTGACCAAGCGCGCCGCGTAA
- a CDS encoding hydantoinase B/oxoprolinase family protein: protein MENLVAERPSSLASEAPVPNEKFDAIELEILWKRLISVVDEASAAFVRTCFSTLVRDGNDFAIVLTDAQGRSLAQSTMSLPGFIGCLPATVRHFLDRFPAETMKPGDVFITNDPWKGSGHVHDVTTATPIFHKGKLVAFAAVVSHLPDIGGKLRSNSSREIYEEGLQIPLMRLLDGGKANDILIEVISQNIRVPEQGMGDIWAQVSGCRTMAERLQGLLDTVDLDDLGAEVRARSERAMRDAIRQIPDGVYRSTVQHDGFDKPIVIECELTVKGDEIAIDYAGTSPQLPHALNVVPIYTFAYTVYGLKALLCPDIPNNEGSFLPISTKAPLGSLLNPTYPAASGGRSAIGHLLPAAVFKALADVLPDKVWAAGSPNSSLTMSGEYRAKRFAVVNFLNAGQGANARRDGFSALSFPANLGNTPVEMMENLAPIKVLRREIRRDSGGEGRHRGGGGISFEFEILPDASDVMASFLMTQLKSPTSGFAGGGAGKPGRLIINGKQVDPTEPRVLKAGDRILMETAGGGGYGALHG, encoded by the coding sequence ATGGAAAACCTGGTTGCAGAGCGCCCGTCTTCCCTGGCAAGCGAGGCACCCGTCCCGAACGAGAAGTTCGACGCGATCGAGCTGGAAATCCTGTGGAAGCGTCTCATCAGTGTCGTCGACGAGGCGTCGGCGGCCTTTGTGCGCACCTGCTTCTCGACCCTGGTGCGAGACGGCAATGATTTTGCCATCGTGCTGACCGATGCGCAGGGCCGCTCGCTGGCGCAATCGACCATGAGCCTGCCGGGATTCATCGGCTGCCTGCCGGCGACGGTGCGGCATTTCCTCGACCGGTTCCCGGCCGAGACCATGAAGCCGGGCGACGTCTTCATTACCAATGATCCCTGGAAGGGATCGGGCCATGTCCATGACGTCACCACGGCGACACCGATCTTCCACAAGGGCAAGCTGGTGGCCTTCGCCGCCGTGGTCTCGCACCTGCCGGACATCGGCGGCAAGCTGCGCAGCAATTCCAGCCGCGAGATCTATGAGGAGGGGCTGCAGATCCCGTTGATGCGGCTGCTCGACGGCGGCAAGGCCAATGACATCCTGATCGAGGTGATCTCGCAGAACATCCGCGTTCCCGAACAGGGCATGGGCGATATCTGGGCCCAGGTCTCCGGCTGCCGGACCATGGCCGAGCGCCTGCAGGGCCTGCTCGACACTGTGGATCTCGACGATCTCGGCGCCGAGGTGCGGGCGAGGTCCGAACGGGCGATGCGGGACGCGATCCGGCAGATTCCGGACGGGGTCTATCGCTCGACCGTGCAGCATGATGGCTTCGACAAGCCGATCGTGATCGAGTGCGAGCTCACCGTGAAGGGTGACGAGATCGCCATCGACTATGCCGGCACCAGCCCGCAGCTGCCACATGCGCTCAATGTCGTGCCGATCTACACTTTCGCCTACACCGTCTATGGTCTGAAGGCGCTGCTCTGCCCGGACATTCCCAACAATGAAGGCAGCTTCCTGCCGATCTCGACCAAGGCGCCGCTCGGCTCGCTGCTGAACCCGACCTATCCGGCCGCCTCCGGTGGCCGCAGCGCGATCGGCCACCTGCTGCCGGCAGCGGTGTTCAAGGCTCTGGCCGACGTGCTGCCGGACAAGGTGTGGGCGGCGGGCTCGCCCAATTCGTCGCTGACCATGTCGGGCGAGTATCGCGCCAAGCGTTTCGCCGTCGTCAATTTCCTCAATGCCGGCCAGGGCGCGAACGCCCGGCGCGACGGTTTCTCGGCATTGAGCTTCCCCGCCAATCTCGGCAACACGCCGGTCGAGATGATGGAGAACCTCGCGCCGATCAAGGTGCTGCGCCGCGAGATCCGCCGCGACAGCGGCGGCGAGGGTCGCCACCGCGGCGGCGGCGGCATCAGCTTTGAATTCGAGATCCTGCCGGATGCCTCCGATGTCATGGCCTCGTTCCTGATGACGCAGTTGAAGTCGCCGACCTCGGGCTTCGCAGGCGGCGGTGCGGGCAAGCCGGGCCGGCTCATCATCAACGGCAAGCAGGTCGACCCGACCGAGCCGCGCGTGCTCAAGGCCGGCGACCGCATCCTGATGGAGACGGCGGGCGGCGGCGGCTACGGCGCGCTCCACGGCTGA
- a CDS encoding aspartate/glutamate racemase family protein, with protein sequence MPRLALVHTVPALIERFRPLFAQALPDWQSYNIADESLLQDTIRDGSPSEVTVRRLAAYVCGAAEAGADAIVVTCSSLGDATDALRPLIPVPLFRIDRGMAAAAVTRAPRIGVLATLSTTLGPTSRLIRTEATIAGRDCTVIDRVCDGAFERLMVGDRSGHDENVRAAFGELATRVDIVVLAQASMAGALTSAEPTTVPVLTSPELGVSYIATQLAAA encoded by the coding sequence ATGCCGCGCCTTGCCCTGGTCCATACCGTCCCCGCGCTGATCGAACGGTTCCGACCTTTGTTCGCGCAGGCACTGCCGGACTGGCAGAGCTACAACATTGCGGACGAGAGCCTGCTGCAGGATACGATCCGGGACGGGAGCCCTTCCGAGGTGACGGTGCGCCGGCTCGCCGCCTATGTCTGCGGAGCCGCGGAGGCCGGGGCCGACGCCATTGTGGTGACCTGCTCCTCACTGGGCGACGCCACGGACGCGCTGCGCCCACTCATTCCGGTCCCATTGTTCCGCATCGACCGCGGCATGGCGGCGGCAGCGGTCACGCGGGCGCCGCGCATCGGGGTGCTGGCGACGCTTTCGACCACACTTGGCCCGACCAGCCGGCTCATCCGTACCGAGGCCACCATCGCCGGGCGCGACTGCACCGTGATTGATCGGGTCTGCGACGGCGCATTCGAACGGCTGATGGTGGGGGACCGCTCCGGCCACGACGAAAACGTGCGCGCCGCCTTCGGTGAGCTCGCGACGCGGGTCGACATCGTGGTGCTGGCGCAGGCATCGATGGCCGGCGCGCTGACTTCGGCCGAGCCCACGACGGTGCCGGTGCTCACGAGCCCGGAGCTCGGCGTTTCCTACATTGCCACGCAGCTCGCCGCGGCCTGA